The Brassica napus cultivar Da-Ae chromosome C7, Da-Ae, whole genome shotgun sequence genome has a segment encoding these proteins:
- the LOC111198409 gene encoding heat stress transcription factor A-7a-like produces the protein MELVSLRQQQETNKSYIKAMEQRIEGAEKKQRKMMSFLARAMQSPSFLHQLLKQRDMRVKELEDEAAERGRGSSVSELEALALEMQGYGKQKNVKEEEDMVVERELDDGFWEELLSNESLASTSSN, from the coding sequence ATGGAGCTGGTGAGTCTGAGACAGCAGCAGGAGACCAATAAAAGCTACATCAAAGCAATGGAACAGAGGATTGAAGGAGcagagaagaaacagaggaagatgATGTCGTTCTTGGCTAGAGCGATGCAGAGCCCTTCGTTTCTGCATCAGCTACTTAAGCAGAGAGATATGAGGGTTAAGGAGCTTGAGGATGAGGCAGCGGAGAGAGGAAGAGGCTCTTCGGTGTCGGAGCTGGAAGCTCTGGCTCTAGAGATGCAAGGCTATGGAAAGCAGAAGAATGTCAAGGAAGAAGAGGACATGGTGGTCGAGAGAGAGTTGGACGACGGTTTCTGGGAAGAGTTGCTTAGTAATGAGAGTTTGGCTTCTACCTCTTCTAACTAA
- the LOC106444337 gene encoding heat stress transcription factor A-7a-like: MNPFPVQEGDPPSSPPKPIEGLHEIGPPPFLVKTFEIVEDPSTDHIVSWNRGGTSFVVWDLHSFSEFLLPRHFKHSNFSSFIRQLNTYGFRKIEAERWEFANEGFLVEVSLREA, from the exons ATGAATCCGTTTCCGGTCCAAGAAGGTGATCCACCATCATCACCACCAAAACCAATCGAAGGATTGCATGAGATCGGACCGCCTCCATTTCTAGTCAAGACATTCGAGATTGTGGAGGATCCAAGCACAGACCACATCGTGTCTTGGAACAGAGGAGGCACTAGTTTTGTCGTCTGGGATTTGCATTCATTCTCTGAGTTTCTGCTCCCTCGTCACTTCAAACACAGCAACTTCTCAAGCTTCATCAGACAACTCAACACTTAC GGTTTTAGAAAGATAGAAGCAGAGAGGTGGGAGTTTGCAAACGAAGGGTTCCTTGTTGAAGTAAGCTTGAGAGAAGCTTGA
- the LOC106444338 gene encoding heat stress transcription factor A-7a-like, with protein sequence MNPFLHRENDPPLSPPKPVEGLHEIGPPPFLIKTFEIVEDPNTDHIVSWNRGGTSFVVWDLHSFSEFLLPRHFKHSNFSSFVRQLNTYGFRKIEAERWEFANEGFLLGQRHLLKSIKRRASFASSIQDPCVQLLKEKQLLSMELASLRQQQQTARIYIKSMEQRIEGAEKKQRMMMSFLARALQGPTFLYQLLQERDMRFKEVEVEERERGSSVSELEALALEMQGYGRQRNVKEEEDMVVERELDDGFWEELLSNESLASTSIL encoded by the exons ATGAATCCGTTTCTCCACCGAGAAAATGATCCACCACTGTCACCACCAAAACCAGTTGAAGGGTTGCACGAAATAGGACCGCCTCCGTTTCTGATCAAGACATTCGAGATTGTGGAGGATCCAAACACGGACCACATCGTGTCTTGGAACAGAGGAGGCACTAGTTTTGTCGTCTGGGATTTGCATTCTTTCTCTGAGTTTCTTCTCCCTCGTCACTTCAAACACAGCAACTTCTCAAGCTTCGTCAGACAACTCAACACTTAC GGTTTTAGAAAGATAGAGGCAGAGAGATGGGAGTTTGCAAACGAAGGTTTCCTCTTAGGACAGAGGCATTTACTGAAGAGCATCAAGAGGCGAGCCTCCTTCGCTTCATCCATTCAAGATCCTTGCGTACAGCTTCTTAAGGAGAAGCAACTGCTGTCGATGGAGCTGGCAAGTCTGAGACAGCAGCAACAAACCGCGAGAATTTACATCAAATCAATGGAACAGAGGATTGAAGGAGCagagaagaaacagagaatGATGATGTCGTTCTTGGCTAGGGCGTTGCAGGGCCCTACGTTTCTGTATCAGCTACTCCAGGAGAGAGACATGAGATTTAAGGAGGTTGAGGTAGAAGAGAGGGAAAGAGGTTCTTCGGTGTCTGAACTTGAGGCTCTGGCTCTGGAGATGCAAGGGTATGGGAGACAGAGAAATGTGAAGGAAGAAGAGGACATGGTGGTCGAGAGAGAGTTGGACGACGGTTTCTGGGAAGAGTTGCTTAGTAATGAGAGTTTGGCTTCTACCTCTATTCTTTGA